The Planctellipticum variicoloris DNA window CAACTCGGAGCTGGGATAGGCGAGGATGCCGCATTCGGCGGCAATGGGCGTTCTTCACCGGGTGGCACTGGTGACCTTCAGCCCCCAGTGCGCCGCCAGGCAGGATCTACTTCTTGTCCAGCATAGGCTTCAGCGGAATCGTGTAGACAAACAGCAGGTGTTCGCTGTCGTCCTGCTTCGAGACCCAGGTCAGCTCCTGGTCGGCCTGGATACCAGGGATGTCGAATTCGTGGGTGATGATCCGGCTGCCAGGGGGCATCTTCTGGAGCTGGGGTACCAGCCGGGCGTTGAGCTTCGGAAGCAGAAAGAGCATGACGACGGTGGTGTCGGCGAGGTCGGCCGTGAAGATGTCCTGCTCTTCAATCTTCGCCAGCTTCTCAAGACCGGCTTCGCGGATCTTCGTCCGCCCCGTCGCGACGAGCTGGGGGTCGAGTTCGTAGCCTGTGGATCGGCAGCCGAATTTCTTCGCGGCCGTCACGACGAATCGCCCGTCTCCGCAGCCGAGGTCGCAGACGTGGTCCTTCTTTGTCACCTTGGCGAGGTCGAGCATCTTGTCGACGACGTCCTGCGTCGTGGCGTAATAGCCGACGTCCGGTTTCTTGGGGGGACGGGGTGAGGCGTCCTCTGCAACGACGATGTCGACGGCCGTCAGCAGCACCACCGGAATCAGCCACCCACGCAGCATCGCCAATCTCCGAAACTCAACCGGGGCAAAATCGGACCGGGTCAATTCGCCGCCCGTCGGCGAAGCCGGAGCCACTCGCTCAGGGCAAATAAGGGTACACCGGCAGCCAGCGGCGTCGCCACCAGCGGCCACAGGACGCCGCCATATTTCCACGCCGCCCACAGACCGAACACGCTCACCGCGCAGAAAGCGAGCGGAATGACGGGGAACAGCGGCGTCCGGAAGGGCCGTTCGAGGGCGGCGTCCTTCCACCGCAGGACGAAGTAGGAGACGCCGGTCATCAGGAAAAACAGCCAGAAAACCGGAGCCGTCGCGGCAAACAGCGTGTCCCAGCCGCCAAAGAACTGGCCCCAGGGGATCGGCCCCAGCCCGACCGGGGCAAACAGGGCGTCGACGATCCCGCGTCCGGCATCGGTCCCGACCCCGAGAATGATGCCGAGTGTCACCAGCCCCTGTGCGGCCAGCGCCCAGACGGGGGACCGGCCGGCGGCATCGCGTCGGGCGAAGGCAGAGAACAAGGGGTGATCCGCTCCCAGTGCCGCATGGACGCGACTGACCGCGAACACCAGTCCGTTGACACCCCCGAGGGCGGAAATCAGGACCACGATGCTCATCAGGTTCGCGGCATGGACGCCGGCGATGAGCTGCAGCGTATCGGTGGGAGGGGCCTGCGATGCGCACAGTCCCTCGTAACCCAGCGCCCGCAGATAGGCCAGATTGCAGAGCAGGTAGACCGCGGTGACGGCTCCGATCCCCAGGAACAGCGCCCGCGGGACGTTCCGCGACGGGTCTTTGATTTCGGCGACCACGTACGCCGCATCGTTCCAGCCGCCATACGCATACAGAATCAGAATAAACGCGGTCGACCAGTCGGTCTCGACGGCGGCGACAGCGGACGGGCTGGCCAGATCGGCCCGACCCAGCAGCAGTCCGGCCAGGATCAGCGCCGTCATCCCGGCGAGCTTGGTCAGACTCAGCGTATTCTGCACCCGCCGTCCCGCCTGGACGCCGGCCATGTTGAGCACCGTGATGACGACCACGACCCCCGCCGCGAGCCACGGAATCGAAGCTTCCGGAAAACCAAACAGGCGCGCCGCATATTCCCCGGCGACATAGGAGAGAAAACCGATACTCCCGGTCTGGACGACCGACAGTTGCGCCCAGCCGAAAGCGAACCCCGCCCAGCGGCCGAAGGCCCGCGTGAGATAGTTGTATTCGCCGCCGGAACGGGGGTAGGCGGTCGCCAGCTCGGCGAAGACCAGCCCGCCGCAGTAGGCCGCCAGTCCGCCAGCCAGCCACAAGCCCAGTCCGGTCCAGGGTCCGCCCGCCTTGGCGAAGATGAACGGCGGCATCCGGAAGATGACGGTGCCGATCACGATGCCCACGATCAGGCTGACAGAGTCCCACAGTCCGAGCGCTGGACGCGAAGGGGCGATCGCTGACACGGAGCATTCCCGACGGCAAGTCTGTCGAACGCCATCCGGGAGCTGTTAGGCCACCCGGCTGACAAGGTCGAGTCAGCATACCGTCGGCCGCGCCGGATGCCGAATGTCGGCCCGCCAGAAAGCGAAACGGCCGACGCCTCCCAGAGGACGCGTCGGCCGCGACAGTTCGAATGAGCGTCCCGGGCCGGGTGGCCGGGGCTGGACCGCCCCGGTTTTCGCAGAACCCGGGAAAGACCGGGGCATCGCGAAGACGCTCCTGCCCCGGCCACCCACTCGCTTCGTTGGCAGAGCAGACTCTACTACTTGATCGGGACGATGTAGCTCAGGATGCCGATCGGTTCGCCTTCCTTCACGTCGGCGTAGTGCGGATGGCACAGCACGCATTTTTTCATGACGACCGGGACGGGAGTCGCCGCCCGCAGAAAGGGTTTGCCGTCGATCTGGACGACTTCTTCAACGTAGGTCTTGCCCCCCTTGAGGGCCTTGACCGCCGACTTTTCGAAGGCGTCCTTCGGGGAGTTGTTTTCCTCGAACGGCTGGTCGGTGGCGTCGACCAGGCGGATATCGTGCCAGCCCTTGGCCTTCATCGCGCTGAACAGTGTGACGGCCGCGGTCCCGGCGGACACGTCGGTGTCCTTGTGGACATACTTGTCGGTGATGAAGACGACGACGGTCTTGTAAAGGTCGTCGAGCATCCGGACCTGGTCGCGGGTCCGTTCCAAGGCGGGATCGGCCGGGGCCTTAGTCTGTCCGATTCCGGAACTGAGACTTCCCAGCCAGCCAGCGGCGATCAGGAGGGCGATCAGCGATCCCCCGGTCAGTCGAGTCAGACGCATTTTAACGGGCTCCTCGCAAGCGGTGAACAACCCACTGATCTGCAGTCAGCCCCTGTGCCGGCTGAAATCAGTACATTCGGGTCCAATTTTGGCTGACGATTTCAATGCTGTCAATAACTGGATCTCGACATCCAGAATTTTGCGGATCAATGCGCCGGGGGCTGGCGTCGGAGTCCGCGACGACCCAGCGCCAGTTTTGCAATCGACATCAGGCAATCCACAGCCGGGGACACCAGCCGGTTTGGGAAAACGGTCACAGATCGGCGGCCCAAGTTTGAGCGCGGGACTCGTCATTGCACGGCTGGGACTTGCCGATCCCGACCGGTTTGGGGCATTCTCTGACGCGAGTGACTGGCTCGTGTCCCCTGCCTCTCTTTCCGGAAGATCCGATGTCCGAAAAGCCCTCCGTCATCCTCTCTGCGTTTGCCGACGAAGCCGCCAACACCAAGTCCGCCGTCGAGCAGTTTGCCGCCCTGGCAGCGCTGGGCCTGCAGTATTACAGCCCGCGTTTCGTGGACGTCGCCGGCGTCGGCCAGGTCAAGCACGTCACCGAGCTGTCGAAAGAG harbors:
- a CDS encoding c-type heme family protein; translated protein: MRLTRLTGGSLIALLIAAGWLGSLSSGIGQTKAPADPALERTRDQVRMLDDLYKTVVVFITDKYVHKDTDVSAGTAAVTLFSAMKAKGWHDIRLVDATDQPFEENNSPKDAFEKSAVKALKGGKTYVEEVVQIDGKPFLRAATPVPVVMKKCVLCHPHYADVKEGEPIGILSYIVPIK
- a CDS encoding SAM-dependent methyltransferase, with the protein product MLRGWLIPVVLLTAVDIVVAEDASPRPPKKPDVGYYATTQDVVDKMLDLAKVTKKDHVCDLGCGDGRFVVTAAKKFGCRSTGYELDPQLVATGRTKIREAGLEKLAKIEEQDIFTADLADTTVVMLFLLPKLNARLVPQLQKMPPGSRIITHEFDIPGIQADQELTWVSKQDDSEHLLFVYTIPLKPMLDKK
- a CDS encoding APC family permease, which codes for MSAIAPSRPALGLWDSVSLIVGIVIGTVIFRMPPFIFAKAGGPWTGLGLWLAGGLAAYCGGLVFAELATAYPRSGGEYNYLTRAFGRWAGFAFGWAQLSVVQTGSIGFLSYVAGEYAARLFGFPEASIPWLAAGVVVVITVLNMAGVQAGRRVQNTLSLTKLAGMTALILAGLLLGRADLASPSAVAAVETDWSTAFILILYAYGGWNDAAYVVAEIKDPSRNVPRALFLGIGAVTAVYLLCNLAYLRALGYEGLCASQAPPTDTLQLIAGVHAANLMSIVVLISALGGVNGLVFAVSRVHAALGADHPLFSAFARRDAAGRSPVWALAAQGLVTLGIILGVGTDAGRGIVDALFAPVGLGPIPWGQFFGGWDTLFAATAPVFWLFFLMTGVSYFVLRWKDAALERPFRTPLFPVIPLAFCAVSVFGLWAAWKYGGVLWPLVATPLAAGVPLFALSEWLRLRRRAAN